The following DNA comes from Mycobacteroides immunogenum.
GACTGCCGACATCGCTTACCGCCAGCGCCCGAGAATCTCCTCGGCCCGCGCCGACAGCGCCCGCTGAAAGAACGGGCCGAAGCTGATACGTCCAACCCCCAACGGGCCGAACGACGCCGGATCGTCAACGTCGGGCAGCGCGATGGCGTTTACCGGAAGCGGAAGCTCAGATGTCAAGCGGCGCTGGATATCCGGCTCGTGGCGGCCCACCGGGTAGAGCGAGTCGGCACCCGCCTCGGCCGCCAGCTTCAGCCGAGCAATGGCCCGATCCACCCGATCCGACTCGTCCCCGATCTGCCGCAAGAGCACATCGGTGCGTGCGTTGATCACCACCGGCACACCGGCCTGGTCGGCCGCAGCACGCAGTGCACCAACAAGATCGGCGTGTTCCTGGGGCTCGCGGAGGCGTCCGCCCTCACTGTGCACGGTGTCTTCGATGTTCAATCCGACGGCACCTGCTTCGATAAGTCCTTCGATGAGCCGTTGCGGCGTCTGCGCGTATCCGGACTCGATATCCACTGAAATCGGCAGATCCACCGCTGCGGTGATCTGCGCGACGCGCGCCACCACATCCTCGAACGACATGCCCTCGGCATCGGGCTTGCCCACGGAATCGGCAAGCGGATGTGAGCCCACCGTCAATGCCGCGAATCCGGCATTCGCGGCCAGCGTGGCCGACCACGCGTCCCACACCGTGGGCAGGAACACCGGATCGCCCGGTACATGCAATGACTTGAGCAGCGAGGCCTTGGCGGCGAGGTCGGTCGACATGCCTACATCCAACCGCGTCCGGCGCGGATTTACTCCACCGATGTGGCGGCCGAACCACGACGAGCCATCAGGCGTGCGACCGCATCGTGCATGTGCTCGTCAATGAGTCGATAGGCGGCGGGCGCGTCACCGGCACCGACGGCCGCGCAGAGCACCTCGTGCTCACGAACCTGCTCAGTGAGATCCGGGTACGTGCCCTGCAGCTCACCCAGCAGCATCCGCGTCTCAAGCAACAACGTGCGCATGGCACGGCGCAGACGCGGGCTCCCGGAGCAGTCCACCAAGACCTCATGGAAATCCTGATCGGCGTCGGTGACGGCAACGATGTCGCCGCGTGCGGCGGCCTCGGTCATCACTGCCACCGGCACCAGCAGCCGCCGGTACGCGGTGACGGTGTCGCCGGACATGATGCATTCCAAAGCGGCTCGCTCGATGGCGGCCCGCGATCGGTAGACGTCCAGAACGTCGTCGTCGGTCAGCTCGATGACGAAGATCCCGCGATTGCGTTCACTGCGCAGCAGTCCCTCGGATACCAAGCGCTGCATCGCTTCGCGCAGGGGGCCGCGAGACACCGCGAACTGTGCCGCCAGCGAGGCCTCGCCCAGTTGGGCACCGGGCGCCAGCACACCCCGCATGATCGCGATCCGCAGCCGCTCGGCGATCAGCTCCGCCGTCGACTGCCTCTCCAGGGGAGCGAACTCCTCAGGCACCAGCGTCGTCATCGCAGGTGAGCCACTCGGGCGAAGACCATCATTGCTGCCTCCTGAAAAGCCGCCCCAAACCCGAAACATCGGGCACCTCGTCGATTAATCGCAAACCTTCCCACACTGTCACCTGGTTCGCGGTCAATACCACCTTGCCCAGCCGTGATTCGAGCCGCTCCACGTGCGCGATGGTGTGCATGGCGGTATCGGGGATCAGCAGCGCCTCCGCATCCGGATGGTCGTTGGCGCCGGCGAGTTCGTCGACCTGGTCGGCGGTGAGCCGGCCCACCTCGGCGGCGGTATCAATGCCCGCTTCGCCCATCGAGACAACCTCGATACCGTGCGCGGCCAGAAATGCCACGAACAGCTCCGCGATATCCCGGGGGTAGCTCGCGGCCACCGCCACTTTCGAGACCCCGAGCGCGGCAGCGGCATTCACGAAGGCAAAGGACGTGCTGGATGCCGGGGTGCCGCTGCACTCCGACAGCCCCGCCACCTGCTCTGCCGCTCCCCGCGGGCCATAGACAAAACTGCCCGAGGTGCAGGCCCACACGACGGCCCCTGGCGCGTGCGGGCGCAACAGTCGAGCGCCCTCGGCCAGTTTCTCGGGGCTGCCGAGATCGAGTAGCTCGGGCACCGCATGCAAATCGGTGCCGTAGATGTGTACTACGGGGAAGTTCATGTCCAACTGCCGCGCCACCAGCGGGTAATCCGACTCGGCGGCATGGTCCGGATAAATGAACCCCACCGTCGGCGCGAATCGCCGTCCCTCGGACACCATCAGGTACCTCCTCCGAATACGTCGCGGAGCCACCGTCCGGGCCCCATCATGGGAAGACTCATCCGGTCCAGACAGGCCCAGATGGTCAGTTGGTTGGCGGTCAATACCGGCTTGCCCAGCAGCCGCTCCAGCGGGTCGATCACGTCGTATGTGCGCAGATTGGTACAGCTGACGAAGATTGCCTCGGCATCGGCGGTATCGGCGGCCAGGATGCGTTCGGCAACGGTGCGGTAGTTGACCTTCCAGATGCCGCCGCCCAGTCCCAGGTGGTCCGTGCGCACCACCGTGACCCCCAACTCGCCCAAAAACTTGGCGAGCAGCTCGGTCAGCTCGGCGTCGTATGGAGTGATGACGCTGATCCGGTTGATGTTCAGGGCCGTCACCGCCTCAGCCAGCGCCCCCGAGGTGGTGACCGCGGACTTGGCACCCGCCGCCATGATGGCCTCGACCAGTTCCCGCTCGTGCTCGACACCGCGGATGAAACTCCCCGAAGTACACAGGTAGGCAACGACTTCCGGCTCCACATGCAGCACATCGCGAGTGGCAGCCTGCAGGTGGGACGTATTGGACACCAGCTCGGCCATCGCCCGGCTCACCGGCACCGGCTCGTAGGGGGTGCGGGCAAGATGCAATGACACCTCCGCGGGAATCCAGCGCCACAACTCGCGCTCCAATGCGAGATCGAAGGGCGCGATGATGCCGATACCGCGCTGATCAGCCGACTCGGCGAAGTCGGGGAGAGACGAGAAATCCACCGGCAGGACCTAACACTCGCAGCATCGCTCTACGCCTGAGCCAGACCTGGTCATTTTCTGCGCTCTTCGCGCACGCAGCTCATCGCAACTCAGATTGTTGACAATCATACGATATCTCCATACGGTGTCAACGTGAGCGAGCAGCTTGCGCGAAGGCCAGTGATAGCCGTGCAGCACGCCCCTGGCTCGATCCCCGAACGTCTTGCCCCGGTGATCGCCGCCGCCGACGTGCGCCTGGTGGAATCGGAGCGGTTGGCGACGGCCCTGCCGGGCGCCGAGATTCTCTTCGCGTATGACTTCCGTTCTACCGCGCTGCGCGAAACATGGTCTGCCGCAGACTCGCTACGCTGGGTTCACATCGCATCGACCGGCGTCGATCCGGTGCTGTTCGATGAGCTTGTCCACAGTGACGTAGTACTCACCAATTCCCGTGGCCTATTCGAACGCCCCATCGCCGAGTACGTACTCGCACAAATCTTGGCCTTCGCCAAGGATATTCGCCGTTCCAGCAGGGCACAAGCGGCCCTGAGCTGGCGTCACTTCGAATCCGAGTCCATCGAAGATGTCCCCGTGGGTGTGCTCGGCACCGGACCGATCGGGCAGGCCATCGCCGCGTTACTGATCGCCGCCGGCATGCGGGTGACGGTACTGGGCCGTGCCGAATCCACCGATCTACCCGCGCGCGTAGGCGAATTCGAGTACCTGGTGCTGGCCGCGCCGCTCACCGCGCAGACACATGGCATCGTCAACGCTCGCGTGCTCTCGGCTATGCGGCCGACAGCACGGCTGATCAACGTGGGCCGGGGCGAGCTGGTCGGCACCTGGGATCTGGTGTCGGCCCTGAACAGTGGCCGCATCGCGGGCGCCGCACTGGACGTCACGGACCCCGAGCCACTGCCGGTGGGACATCCGTTGTGGCGCACTCCGAACACGCACATCACCCCGCACAACAGCGGTGATGTGCACGGTTGGTCCGACCGGCTTCAGGACCAGTTCGCCGCCAATTTCGAGCGCTATCTCCGGGGTGAAGAACTTCTGAACATCGTCGACAAGGACAGGATGCACCGCAATGCATAAGCCGACCGATCCCACCGAGATGACGGCCCTGGAGCTGGTGGCCGCATACACCTCGGGAGAGCTGTCGCCGGTGGAGGCAACGGCGGCGGTGCTATCCCGGATCGCCCAAACCGACAGCGCCATCAATGCGTACTGCCTTGTGGACGAGGAAGCGGCCCTGGCGGCAGCCACCGAATCCGAGCAGCGCTGGCGCGGCCACTACACCCGTGGCCTGCTCGACGGCGTACCGATCTCCATCAAGGATGTCTTCCTCACCCGGAATTGGCCCACCCTGCGCGGCTCCGGACTGATTGACCCGGCCGGACCCTGGGATGTGGACAGCCCTGCGGTGCAACGCATACGCGCCGATGGCATGGTCATGGTCGGCAAGACCACCACACCCGAATTCGCGTGGAAGGGAGTGACCGATAGCCGCCAGCGCGGGTTCACTCACAACCCGGCAGATCCGCGACGCACGGCGGGCGGCTCCTCGGGAGGCAGTGCGGCAGCTGTAGCCGCGGGCATGGCGCCGATGTCCATCGGTACCGACGGCGGGGGCAGTGTCCGCATACCCGCCAGTTTCTGCGGGGTCGTCGGATTCAAGCCAACCCACGGCCGCATCCCGATGTACCCGATCAGCCCATTCGGCCCGCTGGCGCATGGCGGCCCGATCACCCGAACGGTGGAAGACGCTGCGCTGCTTATGGACATCATCAGCCTGCCGGACCATCGCGATCCCACCTCCCTATCGCCCACCCTCACCACCTACCGCTCACAGGTGTACCGCGATATGACCGGGTTGGACATCGCCTACTCCCCCACGCTGGGCTATGTCGACGTCGACCCCGAGGTCAACGACTTGGTGGAAAACGCCGTGAACGCGCTCAACGATGCCGGGTTACCGGTCACCCATGCCGACCCCGGTTTCAGCGATCCGATCGACTCATTCGAAACCCTCTGGGCCGCAGGAGCAGCGGCCAGTCTGAACAACTACGGTTCGCGAGCCGACGTGGGCGCGGACATCGACTCCGGGCTGGCGCAGATGTGGGACACCGGCGCCGGAGCCTCGGCCACCGAGTATCTGGCGGCGCGCAATACGTGTGTGCAGCTGGGCGTCACCATGGGCGCGTTCCACGAGATGCACAATGTCCTCATCACCCCGACCGTCCCGATCCCCGCGTTCCCGCTGGGCGCCGACGTCCCACCCGATTCCGGGATGCGCTGGTGGGCGCAATGGACCCCGTTCACCTATCCGTTCAACATGACTCAACAACCTGCGCTGTCCATCCCGGTGGGCAACACCTCGCAGGGACTGCCGGTGGGCATGCAAATCGTGGGTCCACGGCACAGCGACGACTTGGTGCTGGCCGTGGGCCACTTCGCCGAACGGGTACTCGCGGGCTAGGACGCCCACTTGCGATTTCGGTGCAGAAAGGTGCGCTTAGCGCCCTTTTCTGCACCGAAATCGCAGTGTCTAGGCCCGTGCGAAGGCCAGCTGCTCGCCCTGAACCCCGGTGAGCCACAGGTCCTGGCAGGCCGCGGCGATGTCGCCCAAACCCTCTTCGATGGTGGCAAAGACGTTTCCGGGCACCCAGCCGGCATCACCGTTGATCAACAGATTGTTCCGGCCATAGAAGATCGCCAGATCGGTGGCACCCTGAGCCGAATGAGCCTCTGAGCCGGGCTCGTATCCATACGCGGGGTTGCCGATTTCCCACGGTTCGAAACCGAAGAAGCACACGTCGCCGGGGATCGGGGTGATGGTCGGGTTCTCGCGGCCGGGTGCCGGCAGTAGCGGCGGCAGCAGGGTGTACACCTCGTTACGCGCGTACTTCGCGTGATAGGCCTGCCCTAGCACCGGCAGTGAATTCCACACCGTGTCACAGGTTCTCGGCGCTTCGGCGTCCAGCAGCCGGGCACGGCAGGTGACGTCGCGCTTGGTCAGGGTGATGGAGATGTAGCGGTCCATCACAGCCCCGCCACCACATTGCTCCAGATGCCGAGAGCATCGGATATCTGATCGGCCGTCACCACCAGCGGCGGAATCATCCGCACCACATTCATGTGTGGTCCGCACATGAGTAGCAGCAGACCGTTCTCGGCAGCCGCCGCCTGCGCCCGTGCCGCCAGTTGCGGCGCGGGCCGGCCCTCCTGGCTGAACTCCACACCGACCATCAGTCCGAGCCCGCGCACATCACCGTCGATTCCCCTGTCGGCGGCAATCTTTCGCGCGCCATCGAGAAGTTCGTGGCCACGCACCCGGGCGTTCTCGACGAGCCGTTCCTCCTCGATGACATCCAGGGTCGCCAGGGCGGCCGCACATGCGACGGCATTGGCGCCGTAAGTGCCGCCCTGAGACCCGGGCCAGGCACGGCCCATCAGCTCGGCCGGGGCGGCGATGCCCGAGATGGGGAAACCACTCGCGATTCCCTTGGCCATCACCAGAATGTCTGGGGTGACACCGAAATGCTGGTGCCCGAAATACTCGCCGGTGCGCCCGAACCCGGTCTGCACCTCGTCGAGCACCAACAGGATGCCGTGCTGACGCGCACGCTCGGCGATACCGGCGAGGAACTCGGTGTTGGCGGGAATGTATCCGCCCTCTCCGAGCACCGGCTCGATGACCATCGCCGCCACCTGATTGGGGGCGGTGGCTGTCGCGAACAGGTAGTCGAGCTCTTGCAGCGCGAACCGGGTCGCCTCGGCCTCACTCCAGCCGTACCGATAGGCCGTCGGGAACGGGGTGCTGTACACCCCGGCCATCAGCGGACCGATTCCCGACGAGAACCGCGGCCCCGAAGTCGTCATGGTGGCGGCGGCCAGCGTCCGGCCGTGAAATCCGCCCTGGAACACAACAATGTTGGGGCGTCCGGTGGCCTGACGTGCCAGCCGTACGGCGGCCTCGATGGCCTCGCTGCCGGAATTGGCGAAGAACAGAGAATCGAGGCTGGATGGCAATACCTCGCCGAGGCGCCGCACCAGATTTTGCAGCGGACGGTGCATGACCGTCGTGTATTGACCATGGATGAGGGTGGCCACCTGCCGTTGGGCG
Coding sequences within:
- a CDS encoding DUF3830 family protein, which translates into the protein MDRYISITLTKRDVTCRARLLDAEAPRTCDTVWNSLPVLGQAYHAKYARNEVYTLLPPLLPAPGRENPTITPIPGDVCFFGFEPWEIGNPAYGYEPGSEAHSAQGATDLAIFYGRNNLLINGDAGWVPGNVFATIEEGLGDIAAACQDLWLTGVQGEQLAFARA
- a CDS encoding isocitrate lyase/PEP mutase family protein, which translates into the protein MSTDLAAKASLLKSLHVPGDPVFLPTVWDAWSATLAANAGFAALTVGSHPLADSVGKPDAEGMSFEDVVARVAQITAAVDLPISVDIESGYAQTPQRLIEGLIEAGAVGLNIEDTVHSEGGRLREPQEHADLVGALRAAADQAGVPVVINARTDVLLRQIGDESDRVDRAIARLKLAAEAGADSLYPVGRHEPDIQRRLTSELPLPVNAIALPDVDDPASFGPLGVGRISFGPFFQRALSARAEEILGRWR
- a CDS encoding maleate cis-trans isomerase family protein → MVSEGRRFAPTVGFIYPDHAAESDYPLVARQLDMNFPVVHIYGTDLHAVPELLDLGSPEKLAEGARLLRPHAPGAVVWACTSGSFVYGPRGAAEQVAGLSECSGTPASSTSFAFVNAAAALGVSKVAVAASYPRDIAELFVAFLAAHGIEVVSMGEAGIDTAAEVGRLTADQVDELAGANDHPDAEALLIPDTAMHTIAHVERLESRLGKVVLTANQVTVWEGLRLIDEVPDVSGLGRLFRRQQ
- a CDS encoding D-2-hydroxyacid dehydrogenase, with translation MSEQLARRPVIAVQHAPGSIPERLAPVIAAADVRLVESERLATALPGAEILFAYDFRSTALRETWSAADSLRWVHIASTGVDPVLFDELVHSDVVLTNSRGLFERPIAEYVLAQILAFAKDIRRSSRAQAALSWRHFESESIEDVPVGVLGTGPIGQAIAALLIAAGMRVTVLGRAESTDLPARVGEFEYLVLAAPLTAQTHGIVNARVLSAMRPTARLINVGRGELVGTWDLVSALNSGRIAGAALDVTDPEPLPVGHPLWRTPNTHITPHNSGDVHGWSDRLQDQFAANFERYLRGEELLNIVDKDRMHRNA
- a CDS encoding GntR family transcriptional regulator; the protein is MTTLVPEEFAPLERQSTAELIAERLRIAIMRGVLAPGAQLGEASLAAQFAVSRGPLREAMQRLVSEGLLRSERNRGIFVIELTDDDVLDVYRSRAAIERAALECIMSGDTVTAYRRLLVPVAVMTEAAARGDIVAVTDADQDFHEVLVDCSGSPRLRRAMRTLLLETRMLLGELQGTYPDLTEQVREHEVLCAAVGAGDAPAAYRLIDEHMHDAVARLMARRGSAATSVE
- a CDS encoding amidase translates to MHKPTDPTEMTALELVAAYTSGELSPVEATAAVLSRIAQTDSAINAYCLVDEEAALAAATESEQRWRGHYTRGLLDGVPISIKDVFLTRNWPTLRGSGLIDPAGPWDVDSPAVQRIRADGMVMVGKTTTPEFAWKGVTDSRQRGFTHNPADPRRTAGGSSGGSAAAVAAGMAPMSIGTDGGGSVRIPASFCGVVGFKPTHGRIPMYPISPFGPLAHGGPITRTVEDAALLMDIISLPDHRDPTSLSPTLTTYRSQVYRDMTGLDIAYSPTLGYVDVDPEVNDLVENAVNALNDAGLPVTHADPGFSDPIDSFETLWAAGAAASLNNYGSRADVGADIDSGLAQMWDTGAGASATEYLAARNTCVQLGVTMGAFHEMHNVLITPTVPIPAFPLGADVPPDSGMRWWAQWTPFTYPFNMTQQPALSIPVGNTSQGLPVGMQIVGPRHSDDLVLAVGHFAERVLAG
- a CDS encoding maleate cis-trans isomerase family protein encodes the protein MDFSSLPDFAESADQRGIGIIAPFDLALERELWRWIPAEVSLHLARTPYEPVPVSRAMAELVSNTSHLQAATRDVLHVEPEVVAYLCTSGSFIRGVEHERELVEAIMAAGAKSAVTTSGALAEAVTALNINRISVITPYDAELTELLAKFLGELGVTVVRTDHLGLGGGIWKVNYRTVAERILAADTADAEAIFVSCTNLRTYDVIDPLERLLGKPVLTANQLTIWACLDRMSLPMMGPGRWLRDVFGGGT
- a CDS encoding aspartate aminotransferase family protein; this encodes MPVGLRASGSSATALSPVLKQATPVVAVRGQGCYLYDESNREYLDFTAGIGVVSTGHCHPRVVEAAQRQVATLIHGQYTTVMHRPLQNLVRRLGEVLPSSLDSLFFANSGSEAIEAAVRLARQATGRPNIVVFQGGFHGRTLAAATMTTSGPRFSSGIGPLMAGVYSTPFPTAYRYGWSEAEATRFALQELDYLFATATAPNQVAAMVIEPVLGEGGYIPANTEFLAGIAERARQHGILLVLDEVQTGFGRTGEYFGHQHFGVTPDILVMAKGIASGFPISGIAAPAELMGRAWPGSQGGTYGANAVACAAALATLDVIEEERLVENARVRGHELLDGARKIAADRGIDGDVRGLGLMVGVEFSQEGRPAPQLAARAQAAAAENGLLLLMCGPHMNVVRMIPPLVVTADQISDALGIWSNVVAGL